The sequence below is a genomic window from Brettanomyces bruxellensis chromosome 9, complete sequence.
AAGATAGTCGCCAATCTAGCCAAGACCAGGACCGAGATTCCAGTGAAGTCCGTCAAGAAGAATGATGCCAAAGAGACGGTCGAGTTCCATTTGAGCGAGGATAACACTTCGGCAATTGCCAAAGGCTCGATTGACATGGAAATTCACTACACAGGAGTAATCAGAACAGACATGGCAGGCTTCTATTCGTCTCACTACGAGGATAAGGAAACAGGCAAGACAGAATACATATTAACAACACAGTTTGAGTCTGCAGAGGCCCGTTCGGCCTTCCCATCGTATGATGAGCCAAGCAGTAAAGCCACCTTTGACATCTCACTTACCGTTGATAAGAATCTTTGCGTGCTCTCGAACATGCCAGTTGCGTCATCCAAGACCTTGGACAGCGGGAAAAAGGGGCCTGGATTCGACAAACCACTCAAGGAAGTGCGGTTTGAGACCAGTCCAAAGATGTCAACATACTTGGTGGCCTGGGCAGTTGGCAAGTTTGAGTACATAGAGGATCAAACCGACAAAGTTTACAGCGGCAACCACATTCCTATCCGTGTGTACACTCTTCCTGGGCAGTCGGAAACGGGAAAGTTTGCCCTTTCCGTTGCCAAGAAGGACGTCGACTACCTCTCGAAAATCTTCGATGTCGATTATCCTCTTCCAAAGTTGGATCTTCTTGCCGTGCCCCAGTTTGGTGCGCACGCAATGGAGAACTGGGGGATGGTCACTTTCAGGGCCACCGCCTTGCTTTTCGACCCGGCCAAGTCCGATGCTGTCTATCAGCAGAGTGTTGCATACACCGTGTCGCACGAAATTGCACATTCCTGGTTTGGAAACTACGTCACCATGAGCTGGTGGTCGCATCTCTGGCTTAACGAGTCCTTTGCCACGTTCGTGGGCTCTCTTTGCGTTGAGAACATGTACCCTGAGTGGGACACGTTCACAGACTTTGTGACAAACGGTGTTGAAGTGGCCCTCGATCTCGATTCCTTACGTAATTCCCACCCTATCGAGGTCAAAGTGAACACTGCTGCTGAAATTGACGAGATTTTCGACCCCATTTCGTACTTGAAAGGTGGCTCTGTCATCAGGATGGTTGCCAATGCCGTTGGAATCGATGTTTTCTTGAGGGGTGTCTCCAAATACCTCAAGAAGTATGCATTTGGCAATGCCAAATCGGACGATTTGTGGGATGCCGTGTCTCAAGTTTCAGGCATCGACATCACAGGCCTTGTCAGTCCATGGATTAGGGCCGTCGGACATCCTTATCTCTCTGTTTCCAAGTCGGCCGATTCGAAAAGCATCAAAATCACACAGAAGCGTTTTCTATCGAGCGGTGATGCTACTGCAAAAGATGACGAGATCACGTGGTGGATCCCTAACGTTTCTGCACTAGAAGGAGGCAAAAAGGAGGCAACCGTTCCAGTTGAGGGTTTCTTGAAGTTGAATAAAGATACCTATGGCTTCTACCAGGTCATCTATGACGACGCGCTTTTCCAGAACATCCTTGCACATCTTGACCAGCTCTCGCCAGAAGACAAGATTGGACTCATTGCAGACACGTCTGCCGGAGCACAGGCTGGCTTGATGAAGACTTCACAGCTTTTGGACTTGCTATATGCATTGAAAGATAATGAGGACAATGTGAATGTCTGGACAGAGGCTGTCAAGAGGCTCAACACCCTAAAGCAGCTTTACTTCTCTGATCCGGATGTGCTCAAGATGCTCAATGGCTTCTCCAAAGATTTGTTCAGTGGCAGATTCACCAAATTGCACGGCAGTAAGCAAAGTTTGAGCTTCCAGGAGACGAAATTGGAAGCACTTCTTTTTGCAGAAACCGGTGTTGCCGGATGCCAGCAGGCAATATCGATTGCCGAGGCTTTGTATAAGGCTGGAAACGTTAGTCCCTACCTCAAACTTCCAGTCTACAAGACACTTTTGGCCAATCCAGACAGCTGTACTCTAAGTGCATTTGATACTGTTATAAAGGAGGCAAAGAAGCCGGTGGCTATTGACTCTACAGAAATTTGCCTAAGTGCCTTGGGATATATCGCCAATGACACTTTGCTTGACAAGGTGCTTTCCCTATATTTCTCCAAGTACGTGCTTGAGATGGACTACTCCTTCCTCACAATGTCATTGGTCGAGAACCCAAGGACTAAAGTCGCCTTTTGGAAATTCTTCGAAAGCCACTATCCAGACTTCAGGAACAAGGTTGCAATGTGGACTCTTGACAGACTTATCAAGAGCTTCCTCCCTAAGCTTGTTTCAGCTGATTTGTATAAGGACGCCAGCACATTTTTTGCCGATAAGGATACAACAGGCTACACTAAGGGTCTCAAGCAAGGGTTGGACTCTATAAAATACAGCTTGCTTTGGTCCGACAGATCTAAAACGGATGTGTTTGAATGGCTCAAGAGTAAGGGATACTGAACAAAACGGATTGACCCATTCCATGCGTAATATGTTTATGTACAAACccaaaatatatgtaatGATGCACCgtttaatttaattttttttttttttgcagaaTGGCTCACGTCCGCTCGGAACTTGAAGTAATAGCACTCAGGGGAAAATCTGCTGCTGAAGATTCATCGCCAACCGGTAGGGTTGATCCTTCAAACACAGAATCGTCTAAAAACGTTTCGACATCTTTTAAAGTTATACCCTGAGCAATTTCTGTCGACTCATTATTCACAATTGTCATACTGGAATCCACTAACATGGAGCTGGAGCAGACATTGGTAACTGGAAGAGGCGAGGATGGTTGTTGCTCTATTGTTTGAAACCTCAGTCCTTCACTTGAGACAGGATGtgctgaagatgaagacATACATATGGGCTCCTGACAATAATGGTTTCGACTTTCAAGATATGACTCCAACTGATCAACAAAGTTCCCGCTTTCTTGAATATCAACACCAATATCGTTTATTTGTCGTTGGTCTTCCTGCTTTATTGGACGATATGCTTTGGATAAATGCCTTACCTcagaaggtgaaaaagtGTCGGCAAGCATTGATTGGAGGAGGGTGATTGGGATTTTTCCATCCGATGCATATTGTGCGAAGTCCATGTTATATATATTGCTTTCTTATCTAATCTTTGAATACAGATAAATTCTTTGAAACTCAATTGAATAGCTATGTCAACTCATAGATTGTACAACGCAAAAGGATTATCGCTATTAAAAAGGACTTTTTCTTCGGAGGGTTAGggattttcattttaatatattttttcgcattttcttttccccattttttttcagtcaAGAAAAATGGTTGCAGGTTTACTCAGATTTACTATTATCCGGTAGATCTTGAACTTTGAACGAGGAAATTTAATCATCAACACTAACCATCACTAAACATCAAAAGCATTACATGTCCATCATTTCCCTGTATTTATTCCTCGGAGTCCACATAATGCCCACGGACTTTATAGCTCCACCATATCTGCTTCAAACTGCTTATCTAACCAGTTCTATTAATAATTGTCCGTTAATGCCACTCGTTCCCTGTAAGTCCAACATTGTTAACACTCGGACTCATTCTCGGGAAAATTTTGAGCTGCCTGAATAAGGAACACGTCAAAGAATTAACGTAAGCTTTTGTTCCTTGGTGCGTTATTCTAAACACATTTGTATTGCATATCTGATCGCATCTTTGAGCCTAATCGGACGGAAATTTTTATCAGCATTATTCCCGAGAAGCTACAGGAACTGCAGTTTCCGGCATGGTATGTTGGATGATTCAGAAACCCAGTAAAAGTAACAATCGAAAATTTTTGTGAGGCATGGCTATAACTTTTTCGTCCATTGTTAACGCGTACCTGAGGGTGCCAAAcacattgaaaaatttggaattaagaagaaaaccATTCATTAAATGGCGATATATCACGTGACTCAAGATAGCCTAAGGTTTTTCTTGCGTTCTGCATTCTGCAGGCCTTGAAGCCCAATTTgccattttcattcaagTTTCTGATGATTCCAGTTGCATGACAGCGCCACATCCACTTCGGAGTTTGCAGTCCAGCACTTGTAGGAGCAAGTATAATTATAAGGGAGCAGGCTtaggaaaaaatttcaccCATGATTTAAAACTAGTTTTCTTTACAGGGTTTGATTCTGGATTTCTAGGTATTAACAGGTAGGTAGACTGGATAGACAAGATAGAACTGGTGTCATATTGCAGCTGGCAGATTATAGCAACGGTTACATATTTGAGGTGATTTCCGTTTGAATTTCTTGCATCTATCATTGTGTGTTTTCGTTAACGTTAAGCGGCAGGTAGACAGACAGGACTAATCCCTAATTTTTaaggaaaagcagaagaaaaaagtaaaagaggATAAAAGCAATTGGCAATTTGAAAGTCATAAGATGTCACAGTTGTTAAAGTCAAGAGTTCTCCTTGGTGAGAGAGCTCTGTGCAGATCGTTCTTCGGAACTAAGGCATTGGCCTTAAGATATAAGCAGGGTAAGACAGCAGGATTCAGTACTACTAGAAAGCAGATGAATCCAAAGCCAACGAGATCAAACACAGCTGCATCGGATCCATCCGTCAGCCATATCCATGGAAATCTCCAGATGTCTTTCCCATGCCTTGAAAAGAGTGAAAGGAAGTCCGAACGGTTGGTTGAGGAGGGCCCGGAGCCTGTTTATTCTTCAATCTCTGATTTGAACGTTGAGGTTTACCACAGTTCCAAGCCGATGTTTCTAGATTTTGGCGGCTATCTTCCCCAGTTCAACATCGCGTACGAAACATGGGGCCAACTCAATAGTGATCGGTCCAATGCAGTTCTCATACACACGGGACTTTCAGCATCTTCCCACGCACACTCTACACGGAAAAACCCGGCAAAGGGTTGGTGGGAGGGCTTTATTGGCCCGGGCAAGTACTTGGACACGTCAAAGTACTTTGTGATCTGCTCGAACGTGATTGGAGGATGCTTTGGCTCGACGGGTCCGATGTCGATCGACCCAATAACGAAAAACAGATACGCAACCACTTTCCCAGTTGTGTCTGTCAATGATATGGTGAGAGCCCAACACAGGATGATCAAAGAGCAGTTCGGCATCAACAAGCTCTACTGCTCCATCGGCGCGTCGATGGGCGGTATGCAGTCGCTTGCCTACGGTGCCGAGTTCAAGGATGAGGTCGAAAAGATCATCAGCATCTCTGGATGTGCGAAATCGCACCCTTACTCGGTTGCAATGCGCTTCTGCCAGAGGCAGGTCCTTATGAACGACCCGCTATGGAAAAAGGGCAACTACTACAATTCGATTCCGCCTCATACCGGTATGAAGTTGTCGAGGGAGATAGCCACCATCACTTACAGGTCTGGTCCCGAGTGGGAGAAGAGATTTGGTGTAGAGAGGGCTGACAGCTCCACCACCCCGGCACTTTGCCCAGATCTTCTGATTGAGACATATTTGGATCATGCAGGAGAGAAGTGGTGCTTGGACTTTGATGCAAACTCCTTTTTATACATCTCGAAG
It includes:
- a CDS encoding uncharacterized protein (MEROPS:MER0019759), which codes for MTSTPTFPDTSAHEALPSNVAPTHYKIHLFNLDTAKNTFSGVANIHFDVNGTTSSIILHQKFLEFQKTKIVANLAKTRTEIPVKSVKKNDAKETVEFHLSEDNTSAIAKGSIDMEIHYTGVIRTDMAGFYSSHYEDKETGKTEYILTTQFESAEARSAFPSYDEPSSKATFDISLTVDKNLCVLSNMPVASSKTLDSGKKGPGFDKPLKEVRFETSPKMSTYLVAWAVGKFEYIEDQTDKVYSGNHIPIRVYTLPGQSETGKFALSVAKKDVDYLSKIFDVDYPLPKLDLLAVPQFGAHAMENWGMVTFRATALLFDPAKSDAVYQQSVAYTVSHEIAHSWFGNYVTMSWWSHLWLNESFATFVGSLCVENMYPEWDTFTDFVTNGVEVALDLDSLRNSHPIEVKVNTAAEIDEIFDPISYLKGGSVIRMVANAVGIDVFLRGVSKYLKKYAFGNAKSDDLWDAVSQVSGIDITGLVSPWIRAVGHPYLSVSKSADSKSIKITQKRFLSSGDATAKDDEITWWIPNVSALEGGKKEATVPVEGFLKLNKDTYGFYQVIYDDALFQNILAHLDQLSPEDKIGLIADTSAGAQAGLMKTSQLLDLLYALKDNEDNVNVWTEAVKRLNTLKQLYFSDPDVLKMLNGFSKDLFSGRFTKLHGSKQSLSFQETKLEALLFAETGVAGCQQAISIAEALYKAGNVSPYLKLPVYKTLLANPDSCTLSAFDTVIKEAKKPVAIDSTEICLSALGYIANDTLLDKVLSLYFSKYVLEMDYSFLTMSLVENPRTKVAFWKFFESHYPDFRNKVAMWTLDRLIKSFLPKLVSADLYKDASTFFADKDTTGYTKGLKQGLDSIKYSLLWSDRSKTDVFEWLKSKGY
- a CDS encoding uncharacterized protein (MEROPS:MER0044357); protein product: MSQLLKSRVLLGERALCRSFFGTKALALRYKQGKTAGFSTTRKQMNPKPTRSNTAASDPSVSHIHGNLQMSFPCLEKSERKSERLVEEGPEPVYSSISDLNVEVYHSSKPMFLDFGGYLPQFNIAYETWGQLNSDRSNAVLIHTGLSASSHAHSTRKNPAKGWWEGFIGPGKYLDTSKYFVICSNVIGGCFGSTGPMSIDPITKNRYATTFPVVSVNDMVRAQHRMIKEQFGINKLYCSIGASMGGMQSLAYGAEFKDEVEKIISISGCAKSHPYSVAMRFCQRQVLMNDPLWKKGNYYNSIPPHTGMKLSREIATITYRSGPEWEKRFGVERADSSTTPALCPDLLIETYLDHAGEKWCLDFDANSFLYISKAMDMFDLGRKSTQKSLESRSQAQRKYGGENIALSDMVYKPSEICKYDQPIKENRRSRRFTPDEAKEDLIQGMAPLAGKDTLIIGVESDILFPAWQQQEIVDLLREACRRKGLPTDNIRHVELSQQQSYYGHDTFLLTLNHIGNPVKAFLG